CTATCAAGTTTCTATTCAATCattcatataaacaaaatatggtCCTACATTTCTGCATTAAATGATTTTCCACAACCACAAGTTTGTGTAGCATTTGGGTTCTTGAAAGAAAATCCTCCACCAATAAGTGCGTCGCTGTAGTCCAATTGCATTCCAAACAAGAAAAGTAGGCTCTTGGGATCACATACTACAAAACAAGAAGAGAGGGAAATTTGTATCAAAAGTGCAAACTAAAAGTGAACTTAAATTCGTGTTCGAGGGTACAACTTAAAAGGGCATAGAGGAAAATGAAGTAGATAAAAAAATCCTTTCATAGTTCACTAAAAGATGCTAACTTTCCTTTATCAATAGAGTAGAGAGCAATTATCAAGAACACTCTTTTCATTGGTAAGAGGGTGGAAGGACTCGAAGTTTTGaattacaaacttttttatCACTTTGGCAATTATCAAGGAATTGAAACAATATACCACTTTATGTTGAATAGCAtgcattaaagaaaaatatatttgacaaAAGTTGTCGAGCAACCTACTTATCAGTTAGCATAAAAAATTGCTcatatcaaataattcaagTGATTGAGTGTCGAAGAGAAGTGATAGATTATGAGCTATAGAGTAAAACTTCTTATAGAGTCCAGCAAATTTATGGCACGCAGCTCATGATATGTAAGCTTCTTTCATcctaataaaaattgaaaacttgtCCTCTACCGATCCACGGGAAAGAAAGCATCAATCTAACAATATGCAAACCTAGACTTCTTTTCTGGGACTCTCATTATGCAAGGGCAGTTTGGAGTTCTTTCCTGCAGGAGTTGggtgtttgttttgttggcTCTAGGAGTGACAGAGCAACGATCAAGGAGTTCCTCCTCCATCTGCCTTTCAATGATAAAGGGGGATTTTTATTGTTGGTTGGGGTGTGTACTATTGTTTGAGACATTTGGGGTGAGAGGAACGATCGAGTCTTTAGAGGTAGGGAGAAGGAGCATAGTCGGCTTCAATATCAAAgcatttttgtaattactctATTGGTAACATTTTACTTAGTTGGTCCTCCTTACGATGGTTGGGGTGTTTTGGTGGGCTGGATTTTTTTCACgcccttgtattctttgtgttggaattctttccttttttctaggctttttccttgttagaatcctagaataattatggaaagattatgggaatgtattccttattttcctaaatcttttccttttttatttcattgtgtactctatttattctcccttgtacctattgctttattcattagaaaataataacaacacaaacaatcgtggtttttctcccggtactcgggtttccacgtaaattggtgtgaactcgttgtctctcttttcaatactTTGCAGTTtgattcataaaaaaaatgcaaaccTAGACTTATGTATACCACCGTTTTCTTTTAGAGCTAAGAGGTAGATTATGAACtatagagaaaaattattcttGCAGAGTCCTTCAAATTTATGGCATATGGTTCATGAAATATCCATCACTATCTGAATGTATAGAACTATAAAAGAGTAAGCCTCTTTCATCCTaaggaaatttgaaaacttgcCCTTACCATTCCACAGtatcaaaattcaacacaTGTTCAAAACAAGACTTGGACTTTCCACTATCCTCACACCCCCCTCCCCCACCCACccacacacatacacatgtATATAAAGCAATGGGTTCAAAAAAAGGATTGCTTCAAACAGTTGCACTATCACTAGTAAAAATCTCACTAGAAATTCAAGGTGAAAAATAGCAAAGCCATAACTCTTACCTATCACAAAGCCATTATATTCTATAATCGAGTCATCAGGTCTAGCATTTGCCCTGCTCTCAAACTCCATGGTGTAAGACATACCAGAGCATCCACCCTGTCTGACACCAATTCTTAAGCACAAATCTTCATTACGTTCAGATCTCATTTTATTCAAGTGTTTCAATGCAGTATCGGTTAATGAGATAGCAGGTGCTATACCCTCAGATGCTGGCGCAGCtgtttaattacaaaaaacaTAAGATGACGAGGCAAACTTTGATCATAACTGCATGATATACTCATCGTATTTCATATGCCAAAACTATAGGACAAGATTCATTAGGTTTTATCTTTTGATCTGCAGTAACAGGCAAAGGGAAAGTGACATagagaaaacaacaaataatttgCACCAGAAGATATAAAAGGGCATGTTTGGACTTATTTTGAAAGggttaaaatcacttttcatATCCAAAATGACTTGAAATATGCTTTTAatccttcaaaattaaatttagagatatggaaattgcatttaaaagtgaaattatcgaacattaaatctttttttaatgattaaagACAAATTCCGGAGTGGTTTTGAACATGAAAGAAAGCCATTAACCATTTCAAAACCACTCCCAAACAGGCTCTAAAACAAACAACCAATCAATGGTATCAAACACAAGAAAAAGTAAACACCTTTGCCTCCACATGAAGGCCAATCCATCCTACTAATCATTTAGGCAttagaacaaaacaaagacCTAAAATTCACGGTTTGTATATCACCAACTGGATCTTGAACTATAACTCATAAACAAGTCGTCAGTACAAGTACAGGGGAAATTTATTTTCCAtgaaaatcaacaataaagTCCCAAAATTCTGTTACTTAATTTCAACACAAGACATCCACCAGCTATCAATTTCGATTACAATCAACCAACAAAAGAATCCTAcgtttgattgatttttttaaaaaataactctaaTCCAGACGTTCTCCACAACCTCAAATTTCAATCCAATccaaaagggaaaaacaaaaccctGATTAATTTCGTCCCAAGTAGTACAACGATGAACTAAGGTGATATAGCCAAGTATAATAACGGAAAACAGAtgggaaaattgaaaattagagcGTACCTGGGACTGAAACCGATCGAATCGATAAGGATTTTCTCCGGCTGAATTTCGTAGAAGGAAAACGAAAGGAAATAGAAGTTTGAGGTGCATAACTTTTAGGAAGAGCTGGCAAGTGAAGGACGGGAGGGCAAGGGCATTTCATGGAAATCGAAGAGAAAGCCATCGGAGAAACCCGGTTGTGCTGCCGCGATATTTCCGGCGAAGGGTGAACGACGACCAGTGAATATGCGTACCGCCGTGTTTGACTAGTCGAAAATGTTTGGGTATTGGGATCGTGCGGTCAAGATATATTGTTTTCGTTAAGATCGAGCGTTTcagatatttttcttcatcttctcttcttttgtatttttattacGAGGTGTacagtttttttaatttttctctttgttatttattttattttggaagcCTCCATCCATTTTCTTCCCAACCAAACTAAGTTTGAGTAgtcaacatgagcttagctcaactgacacTTATATGTTCCTGTGGACAAGAGGTTTATGTTCAAATTCTCACTCcaacatttattacaatacccCGTTTGAGtaagtttctttgttttctaaaattttatttattttttattttctcactaaaacacaattttaaaaggtGAAACTTCCTAACTAACATAGTTCTTCGTCCATTTACTATCTAatcattaattttctaaaactacaTATTCAAAGAAGTATGCACACATTTGAGAATCAATATGCATTGATGATATTTCCAAGCATACCAATACCAAAAGGTTTAACTTGATTGActtgtaaaaatttaaaagtttaatttactcaaattataagtttcacatacattttttttttaagggaaTTCAGATGAAGGTGTAAATTAAGACATTTACTAAACTTCACGGTTTAGATTGATACAATATTATATTGCTAGTTTATAATTCTTATTAATACAACTCTCAAAGTTTATAGGCataaatttatctttgtctaaaaaagttataaaaaaatttctaaacgtatattaaaataaaataaaatcttagacgacacaagttttaaaaaaaatctattttatttagttatctCATCTGAACAATACATTAACACTAGAAAGTATTtgagtataaaaaaaaactcacgtggtattaaattttaggtaGGTGACTACTATAgaatcattaaattaaatttattttagatttaacctaaattatttaagttgACAACACATATGCCTAACTCATAGAAGACATGTCTTTAAAGGTATGAATAATCAACATACCTATtctggaaaaaaaagttgaacatACCTTATTGATCAtgaaattatcaataaaatgaaaaaattgattgtattttgttttttctagggaaaaaaattaaatttattctaTGTTTCCATGATTTCTGCTAAATATAAAAAGCACCCCAAAGATGAGGATGATTGATAGGGacagaaaattttcaaattcatttcacTGCTATGTCcattttgttcaagtcttCTTTTAGTCTTcctttctaatatatatatatatatatatatatatatatagttactAAGGGCACTTAATTCATCCACTTGTGCTaaattttaagtgtttaatgaaaacgttttgtcttttttaatTAGGTCATTTCTTATGAAATTTGTATCATTGAAATGCtgagaaattatttttctctatttgttaattagtcatttatcacttttaaaataatactataaCTACAAGGTTAATTTTGGAGGAAAAGGCATAAATTATCATCAAACTAAAGATTGAACACTAAAAGGCATTAGgttttatcataaaaaatttaatgtaatattttcaatttaaacattaaattgtTCAAgatttgttgtaattttacTCTATCACAGTCAACTTTATATCATTATATGatctaatttaaatatgtttttaattagtcatttttagcTGTAGGAAATGGTTAAGATTATTTTTAGtaactatattatttttttaaaattgagttcGTTTTTTATTAACGGTTTTAGtattagatttttttggaacaaaatataaaaataaaaacttgttAGATACGgaatttaaaagtttgtatAATACAAACTTAGAAGCTAAAATGGcagtttaatataattgtgCTTAAATTTAGGGAGAGAAAAAGACCGTAGGGGGAACCCACTTTGAATCACAAAGTGACATCACATTGATGATGCCATCGCCCCAGCGTGATGACACGAGAGTGAAGGAACCTTCTTGGCAGGCAGCAGGAATTGAAACGAAAGTGAGTGGGAAAGACTCAAacattttaagagaaaaagagaaaaaaaagaattaaactttatataaagtttaaataattaaagcaAGCCAAAACCAACGAGTAACTCTCTTACACTTTGctccttcatttttctcctcttctaaGAGTCTACTTTTCTAGCCATGAACTCCCTTCAAAACCCTAACTTCTTCTTTGACCACCATCAACAATTCGATCAAGATcactcatcttcttcaatcaTGGATTTCCTTAATTTCTCGGGTTACCCGCTTCCCGATTTCGGCCTTGAAGCCGAGACCACCACGTTTTCGTTGTCCGAAGCGGAAACTGGCGACGGGAGTGGATCCATGAAAGCAACATCCATAGACAATAATACCATGCAATGAGCTTTTAATTAGTactttatatgttttattaatCAGTTAATAAATGACCATGCacgtaaatatatattgatattctctttttctttttttgcagAGATGATGGGTGGTTTGAGGGTAAGGgtgtgaagagaaaaaaacctAGAGAAAATGGACGCACTAATAGAGTTGCATTTATAACAAAGTCGGAATTGGAAATCTTGGATGATGGCTTCAAATGGAGAAAGTACGGCAAAAAATCTGTCAAGAATAGCCCTCATCCGAGGTAATTTTAATGTCATGATtgattatacattttttttttcttttttgcccGTCATAGGTTCATTTTAGTGCAAAATTTAAtctatttatcaaataatttatataaaataatattaagatTGAATAGTATAAACTCTATGTTATGGGCTACGTTCAACatctatatttttatgaatGGTTACAGAGATAGAGAGGCAGCTAGAATATTGAGATTAAGataaatagattaaaaaaaaaagctttttgTTGTGGTGGGAATAAAAGTTGAATATCATGAAGCTGATAATTAGATATCAAGTAGTGGATAAAGTTAAACTCCAATATTTATACACAATATTCCATTTActaaccttttttctttttacatgaaagaaaacattttatttttcttttaaatcacTCCACTTGATTCTTTGAAGACACAAAATTGCCAATTTGCTCAAATGGGAATTAGACATCATCACAAATTGATCTATTTACTGCTCTGTCTCATTGGGGcaatatatagatagatagataatATATGAGCCACTAGTGTCCTTATCTAAATgtgataaatgaaaatttcctttttttatatgCATTTAATGACGTCTAATATAAGATGCAATTCAAAACAATGTCCTTTACCTTTTcaaattaatcataatttgGAGTGGGGTAATGCAAGAAAATTAACCACAAATTAACATCTTTCCCTACCttaagttttgtttataattagataatatatgttaatatCTAAAATGATCTAGCTTAGTTcaactaatataaaatatatagttaaagTAAATTTGGTTATGTGACTTTGGTATGTGCTCCGTCGTCTTTAGAGTTTGGACGTTCTATCTCTCCTACCTCCAcaattttatactaaaaagaaTTGGCATAAAATTTATACTATGTTATGTTAACTATGTTTGAATCTTTCATTCATAGGCAAAAATTGATAGACATGTAAAACTATACGTGTGAAATAATtgattataataaatgaataattttaattttttgttgtatgtgtgtgtatagATTTATTATCTTGATGTTCTGAAATTGTGAATTATAGGAATTACTACAAATGCTCGAGTGGAGAATGTGGAGTGAAAAAGAGAGTAGAAAGAGACAGAGATGATTCAAGCTATGTTATAACAACATATGAAGGTGTTCACAACCACGAGAGCCCTTTCCTGATGTATTGCAATGGTTCAAAACTATTTCATCCTCATCCCATTTGCCCTAATTCCTCTTCTCCTCCCTATTCTTCTACCACTACCCTTTGAGTTTcactttctccattttttttctccttagatgggggaaaataaaaaatatatgtattttccAATAATGTCAAGTAATGATTGGGGGTgatttaatataattcatgtgtgttttttacttttacttatCATATACTTATCTCTCtaactatttatataattttacattatattattggcttaaaagtgtAGTTTATATGGATATATCAAAACCAACaatgtttataatttgttttttaccCGTAAGTGAATGGTTGATGATATTTGattccaaatttttaaaagtgattttgtcttattaatatatattcgATTTTAAAAGCGATAATCAATGATTCAATTGacttgttttcaaaacttatcaTATACATCCATTTTGAAGATCAATTCCTTCTCCTCAACAAgagtaaacaaataaataaatgaaatcatATATGAGTATGTATATGGCTCGTGTTTATTGTAAATTAGATGCATTAGTAGTAAAACTATATACATAATTTCGTgcatatgtatgtataaatATTACGTATAGTATATATGTTCAATTTTGATCAGGGcaaatttgtttgaatacCAGCAAACGAGCTGTCGTTTTGGGGCCGTGGAGGACATTGTCGATCTGCGTTTGAACATCTTGATCTCCATTTGCTAGTTGTTGTGGTAATTTGAGATCTGAAATTGGTGACCATGATGAattgctattattattgttgttgttcttttcttgtttcttattaattcCATTGTTCTTGTTATTCACCACTCTGTAATATCTCTTCTGATCCATGTATTATCCTTCTTCAAATATCCTACCAATAAATCACCCCaatcaaaacataataaaaatagtaattacaaattctaaaaagaaacattatttttaattttaattggtGATCACAGAAGATTGGAATACAATATATGGTCTCTTAGTCTTATATATCCTTACaaccatttattttatctttgaaCAAATTATATCCCTTTATAAATCTATGAACACAATCTCAAAGATTAATCAGAAATCAGGACCAAAGCCAAAGAAGGAAGATAGACTTTTGTATTCAACGTCTTTATAATcaagacaataataataatgataataataaaaacaatagcAGCCATGTCTCATCCCACCTCTCGTCTTCTTGACTTGACTGACTTCTAATTTTCACGTTTataatttgaaggaaaaaaaaaataatatatcgaaaaacacatatatttggAACAAAAACAGATCTAGAAAGAACAACCCATATCTACTGTTCATCAACTCCATGGGTTTCCActaattttcacttttattttcaatgtattttaattagtttttccATCCACAAATTAGAAActacagaagaaaaaaaaacaataataatacacGCAGAATCAACTATTTTAGATATATTACTGaccttcaattatttttcttggcTGACCAGACAGGAAAGAACAGTCCTGCaagaaaattagggttttgaagctgtctatattatattatatatagagataaagaaagataataaaatggttgaaaagggtatttatttttaaagaataatattcAAGATTAGGAAAATTACTCAAAGTtgatatttactatatttatatggTAATTTGTTGGGCTGGCAGTGTAAGTTTGAGACTTTCCTGTTTAACTTTTAGTTCTTCccttttttagtttcttcttttccttctagATATCATCCATAAGTAATTGGTTTTTATATAGTAATGAATAATCATTAGTGATTAATTCTATGATAACACACCAATTAATTAAGACGTTTTTAATGTCTTATGTTTTTGATAAATAAGAGCCTTTGCTTATTGGTGATTTGATTTCTGTAATAAGTAATTTTACCCTTTTAGCATTATCTATGAAAATCATTACTTATGAAATcccaaataattaagttttagaaattaaagagaaatagcatttaaaattataatccaCTTTTTACCTCATAAAAAATCtccttacttttttttttatatatatataatttagcatggtaagaatttaaatactttttttttttctttttgaagcaatttatttttgtatttaatttttttatcatgcCATGCATATACTTCTCCTTAATTAACACACTTgcatacttatttatttatgttactTTCTCCACTTTTTTCAatcattacatatttatatggaaactaataatatatatttattttcttttttagataaGATAATTATATCTTTTCAAGATAGGTAAGATATTCTTCATTCAAATGGAATATTTCTTAAGACTTCGATATAATGATTATGTCTTTCTTTGgcaatttttcctttttccttttgacaTAAATTCAGAGGGTGTTTGAAAAATGTATCgtaatataattcaaaattaacgTTTGAATCGagtattttgaattcaaatggTAATATTAcactaattttgttaattcagtttttaattaaacttaattttctattcttttcatttgttacAATGTCATTTTTGTTCTACCATAATTGAACAAACATTCCAATagtcctttgattttcaataatCATAATTACATTTTAGCTCTCGAAACATTCATTTTGGTTGATATTCTTACGtgtgtatttattttggttattattCCACgcaaatcttttcttttttcgtaaatatataatgaaacaTTATTAATCATGACGTTACTCAATGACTTAAACGACTAACAAATACATAACTATTATGGTTCTCGAAGAGGAAAAAGGCCAAAAACGTTATTATTAGAGGTCTtagattaaatatttaatttaattcttgtGTTTAAGGTACTGTGTATTTACTTTAATAAGcttccattatttttcaatgCAATTACATCACaactcaataaatttattccaatagaagaaaaaaaaaactctctatggacaaaatattaaaatatatcatctTGAAAAGTCAATCCAATTATTtacaatcaaacaaaagaaaacacggattaaactttatatataattaaaattctaaaactgTTTGTAAGTGAATCtattaaaaaagtttcttATAAAATCGTTAGTTAATAATTTCATACACAATTGAAGAATAGTAAGATATAATAAGAATGTCAAGGggaattatcaaaaataggaTAATTTGGAAGGATGTAAAGAGTTTTgagatgaattttaaaaaagatgacttttaggacaaattagttggaaaaagtctatattaccctcaagttaaaaaatatccgaaaatcaatttatgaatcctctcttctccttctccttctccctccgttttttcactttctaaaaatgtttcatttttctctcatcccT
This DNA window, taken from Cucumis sativus cultivar 9930 chromosome 6, Cucumber_9930_V3, whole genome shotgun sequence, encodes the following:
- the LOC101207662 gene encoding iron-sulfur assembly protein IscA, chloroplastic, giving the protein MAFSSISMKCPCPPVLHLPALPKSYAPQTSISFRFPSTKFSRRKSLSIRSVSVPAAPASEGIAPAISLTDTALKHLNKMRSERNEDLCLRIGVRQGGCSGMSYTMEFESRANARPDDSIIEYNGFVIVCDPKSLLFLFGMQLDYSDALIGGGFSFKNPNATQTCGCGKSFNAEM
- the LOC101207416 gene encoding probable WRKY transcription factor 51; translation: MNSLQNPNFFFDHHQQFDQDHSSSSIMDFLNFSGYPLPDFGLEAETTTFSLSEAETGDGSGSMKATSIDNNTIDDGWFEGKGVKRKKPRENGRTNRVAFITKSELEILDDGFKWRKYGKKSVKNSPHPRNYYKCSSGECGVKKRVERDRDDSSYVITTYEGVHNHESPFLMYCNGSKLFHPHPICPNSSSPPYSSTTTL